Proteins encoded in a region of the Hirundo rustica isolate bHirRus1 chromosome 10, bHirRus1.pri.v3, whole genome shotgun sequence genome:
- the C10H3orf70 gene encoding UPF0524 protein C3orf70 homolog, giving the protein MSGAAAAKSEKLDEAQALARSCAGRPDFQPCDGLSLCATHSHGRCFRLHWCCHLGWCHCKYVYQPMTPVEQLPSTEIPVRPRESPNTIQISVSLTEHFLKFAPAFQPPLPPEAPQFCTIADLFIDNYRVKCINGKMCYVQRQPPAPHRAKPDEGSVRNALITKESNTPKPEHCSSPSSSEDSGINAVGVHYMESCDEDTEGVAELSSEEDYSPDSSWEPDECPLLSPSQCEMEVIETIETTV; this is encoded by the exons atgagcggggcggcggcggcgaaGAGCGAGAAGCTGGACGAGGCTCAGGCGCTCGCCCGCAGCTGCGCGGGCAGACCCGACTTCCAGCCCTGCGACGGGCTCTCGCTCTGCGCCACCCACAGCCACGGCCGCTGCTTCCGCCTGCACTGGTGCTGCCACCTGGGATGGTGCCACT GTAAATACGTCTACCAGCCCATGACCCCCgtggagcagctccccagcaccGAGATCCCCGTCCGCCCCCGGGAGTCCCCCAACACCATCCAGATCTCAGTGTCGCTCACCGAGCACTTCCTCAAGTTCGCGCCCGCGTTCcagccgccgctgccgcccgaGGCGCCGCAGTTCTGCACCATCGCCGACCTGTTCATCGACAACTACCGCGTCAAGTGCATCAACGGCAAGATGTGCTACGTGCAGCGCCAGCCGCCCGCCCCGCACAGGGCAAAGCCCGACGAGGGCTCCGTCCGCAATGCCTTAATCACAAAGGAGAGCAATACACCAAAACCAGAGCACTGCTCGTCCCCCTCCAGCTCTGAGGACTCCGGCATCAACGCGGTGGGGGTTCACTACATGGAGTCGTGTGACGAGGACACGGAGGGGGTGGCCGAGCTGAGCTCAGAGGAAGATTACAGCCCGGATAGCAGCTGGGAGCCGGACGAGTGCCCGCTCCTGTCGCCCTCGCAGTGCGAGATGGAAGTGATTGAGACTATAGAAACCACGGTGTGA